In the genome of Pseudomonas sp. P5_109, one region contains:
- the ahr gene encoding NADPH-dependent aldehyde reductase Ahr — MSDSSELTTFTGWAATAAGAPLERYSYDPGPLGNDEVEVTVEYCGVCHSDQSLIDNDWGISQYPFIPGHEVVGRIVRMGDQVRGLEMGQRVGIGWYKGSCMHCTSCIEGSHNLCRTVQPTIIGSNGGFADRIRSHWAWALPIPAGLDPAMAGPLFCAGSTVFNPLVEFGIKPTDRVGVVGIGGLGHLALRFLNAWGCDVTAFTSSLSKQDEAKRLGAHKVVASTDTDALNAIAGTLDFLLVTANANLDWTAMLATLRGKGRLHFVGVVPDAIPVHVFNLIPQQKVMSASPVGSPANTAMMLEFCARHQIVPQVEMFPMSRINEAVDHLRSGKARYRVVLDASQ, encoded by the coding sequence ATGAGCGACAGCAGCGAACTCACCACTTTTACCGGCTGGGCCGCCACGGCGGCAGGCGCGCCACTGGAGCGCTACAGCTACGATCCCGGTCCGTTGGGCAACGATGAGGTCGAAGTCACCGTGGAGTATTGCGGCGTCTGCCACTCCGACCAGTCGCTGATCGACAACGATTGGGGCATCAGCCAGTACCCGTTCATTCCCGGCCACGAGGTGGTCGGCCGTATCGTGCGGATGGGCGACCAGGTACGCGGTCTGGAAATGGGCCAACGGGTGGGCATCGGTTGGTACAAGGGCAGTTGCATGCATTGCACGTCGTGCATCGAGGGCTCGCATAACCTGTGTCGCACCGTGCAACCGACCATTATTGGCAGCAACGGCGGCTTTGCCGACCGCATTCGCTCGCACTGGGCCTGGGCCCTGCCGATCCCGGCCGGGCTCGATCCGGCGATGGCCGGGCCGTTATTCTGTGCCGGCTCGACCGTGTTCAACCCGCTGGTGGAATTCGGCATCAAGCCCACCGACCGGGTCGGTGTGGTGGGCATCGGCGGTCTCGGTCACCTGGCGCTGCGCTTCCTCAACGCCTGGGGCTGCGACGTCACGGCCTTCACCTCATCGCTGAGCAAACAGGACGAAGCCAAGCGCCTGGGTGCGCACAAGGTGGTCGCCTCGACCGACACCGATGCGCTCAATGCCATTGCCGGTACCCTGGACTTTCTCCTGGTCACCGCCAACGCCAACCTCGACTGGACGGCCATGCTCGCCACCCTGCGCGGCAAGGGGCGCCTGCACTTTGTCGGCGTCGTGCCCGACGCCATACCGGTGCACGTGTTCAACCTGATTCCCCAGCAGAAAGTCATGTCTGCCTCACCGGTCGGCTCACCGGCCAACACTGCGATGATGCTGGAGTTCTGCGCCCGCCATCAGATTGTGCCGCAGGTCGAGATGTTTCCCATGAGCCGGATCAACGAAGCCGTCGATCACTTGCGCAGCGGCAAGGCGCGCTACCGGGTGGTGCTGGACGCGAGTCAGTGA
- a CDS encoding aldehyde dehydrogenase family protein codes for MRDQLYINGEWVSPDLGGYLDVIDPATEQVFHRVAAGTEEDVDHAVRAARRAFDNGWGQTSGAERAQWLEALADELETGKQALSELEVRDNGKPLPEAQWDIGDAIACFRYYAGLARDLDQQQDQPLALPDERFRCRIRHEPIGVAGQIIPWNYPLLMAAWKVAPALAAGATVVLKPSELTPLTALELAAAADRIGLPAGVLNVITGLGADAGSPLTEHPGVDKLAFTGSVPTGAKIMSAAARDIKNISLELGGKSAFIVFDDADVEAAVEWILFGIFWNQGQVCSATSRLLVQESIAPRLIERLVEETRKISIGPGMQPGVLLGPLVSQGQYDKVLGFIDQGLASGARLLTGGRRPAHLREGYFVEPAIFDEPGHSSILWREEVFGPVLCIKRFKTEEQAVQMANASRFGLAAAVMSADLQRTARVANQLRAGIVWVNCSQPTFVEAPWGGMKHSGIGRELGQWGLHNYLEVKQVTEYVSDQPWGWYLK; via the coding sequence ATGCGTGATCAGCTCTACATCAACGGCGAATGGGTCAGCCCGGACCTGGGTGGCTATCTGGACGTGATCGACCCCGCGACCGAACAGGTCTTCCACCGGGTGGCGGCCGGCACTGAAGAAGACGTCGATCATGCCGTGCGTGCGGCCCGTCGCGCCTTCGACAATGGCTGGGGCCAGACCAGCGGCGCCGAGCGCGCGCAGTGGCTGGAGGCATTGGCCGATGAACTGGAAACCGGCAAACAGGCACTCTCGGAACTGGAAGTGCGCGACAACGGCAAACCCTTGCCAGAGGCGCAGTGGGACATCGGCGATGCCATCGCCTGCTTCCGTTACTACGCCGGTCTGGCCCGCGATCTGGACCAGCAGCAGGATCAGCCGCTGGCCTTGCCGGATGAGCGTTTCCGTTGCCGCATCCGCCACGAACCGATTGGCGTGGCCGGACAGATCATCCCCTGGAACTACCCGCTGCTGATGGCCGCGTGGAAGGTGGCGCCAGCCTTGGCCGCCGGGGCCACGGTGGTGTTGAAACCGTCCGAATTGACGCCGCTGACCGCCCTGGAACTGGCGGCTGCCGCCGATCGTATCGGCTTGCCGGCCGGGGTGTTGAACGTGATCACCGGCCTTGGCGCTGACGCCGGCAGCCCGCTCACAGAACACCCGGGCGTGGACAAGCTGGCCTTCACCGGCAGCGTGCCCACCGGGGCGAAAATCATGTCGGCGGCGGCGCGGGACATCAAGAACATCAGCCTTGAACTGGGCGGAAAGTCGGCCTTCATCGTGTTTGATGATGCTGATGTCGAGGCCGCCGTGGAGTGGATTCTGTTCGGGATTTTCTGGAACCAGGGCCAGGTGTGCAGCGCCACCTCACGCCTGCTGGTGCAGGAAAGCATCGCCCCGCGCCTGATCGAGCGGTTGGTGGAAGAAACCCGCAAGATCAGCATCGGCCCCGGTATGCAGCCCGGGGTTCTGCTCGGTCCGCTGGTCAGCCAGGGCCAGTACGACAAGGTGCTCGGTTTCATCGACCAAGGCCTGGCCAGCGGCGCCCGCTTGCTCACCGGCGGACGACGCCCGGCGCACTTGCGCGAAGGTTACTTTGTCGAGCCGGCGATTTTCGATGAGCCGGGGCACAGCAGCATTCTGTGGCGCGAGGAAGTGTTCGGCCCGGTGCTGTGCATCAAGCGCTTCAAGACCGAAGAACAAGCGGTGCAAATGGCCAACGCCAGCCGGTTCGGCCTGGCTGCTGCGGTGATGAGCGCGGACCTGCAACGCACCGCCCGGGTCGCCAACCAACTGCGCGCCGGGATCGTCTGGGTCAACTGCTCGCAACCGACCTTCGTCGAAGCGCCCTGGGGCGGCATGAAACATAGCGGCATCGGCCGGGAGCTGGGGCAATGGGGGCTGCACAATTACCTGGAAGTCAAGCAGGTGACTGAGTACGTCAGTGACCAGCCTTGGGGGTGGTACTTGAAGTAA
- a CDS encoding metallophosphoesterase translates to MRIALLSDMHLSVNAVPFPAVEADIVVLAGDIARPANAIEWASACPVPLLYVAGNHEFYGSDLVSTYKQLNSLAQGTRIHVLERSEYVHDGVRFLGCTLWSDYRLLDSPEDRALGIDLATQLIRDFSHIRIAPDFPDLFTPAISQMIFLQTVAWLEDCFTRDNSTPTVVISHFAPTRSSISPTFAGSPINSSFVSDLEARIKHWQPTLWLHGHTHGSFDYRVGNTRVVCNPRGYAKNGINENPDFDAAFVIDLDF, encoded by the coding sequence ATGCGCATCGCCTTGCTGTCCGACATGCACCTGTCCGTCAACGCGGTCCCTTTCCCCGCCGTGGAGGCCGATATCGTCGTGCTCGCCGGGGACATCGCCCGGCCGGCCAACGCCATCGAGTGGGCCAGTGCGTGTCCGGTTCCACTGTTGTACGTGGCGGGCAATCACGAGTTTTATGGCAGCGACCTGGTCTCCACCTACAAACAGTTGAACAGCCTGGCGCAAGGCACCCGGATCCACGTTCTGGAACGTTCGGAGTACGTCCACGATGGCGTACGTTTTCTCGGCTGCACCTTGTGGTCCGACTACCGTCTGCTCGACAGCCCGGAGGATCGGGCGCTGGGCATCGACCTGGCGACCCAACTGATCCGAGACTTCAGCCACATCAGGATCGCCCCCGATTTCCCCGACCTGTTCACGCCGGCGATTTCCCAGATGATTTTTCTGCAAACGGTCGCCTGGCTGGAAGACTGCTTCACCCGCGACAACAGCACACCTACGGTAGTGATCTCTCATTTCGCCCCGACCCGGTCGAGCATCAGCCCGACCTTTGCCGGTTCGCCGATCAACTCAAGCTTTGTCTCGGACCTCGAAGCACGTATCAAACATTGGCAGCCGACACTGTGGCTGCATGGCCACACCCACGGCAGCTTCGATTATCGGGTGGGCAACACCCGCGTGGTCTGCAACCCCCGGGGCTATGCCAAGAACGGCATCAATGAAAATCCTGATTTCGATGCGGCCTTCGTCATCGATCTGGATTTCTGA
- a CDS encoding YbdD/YjiX family protein, producing MFRKLQQFVRLFSQSARLMVGVPEYDNYVAQMARNRPGEPVMSYEVFFRERQEARFGRGKCNTRCC from the coding sequence ATGTTCCGCAAACTGCAGCAGTTCGTCAGATTGTTCAGCCAGAGCGCCCGATTGATGGTCGGCGTTCCCGAATACGACAACTACGTGGCGCAAATGGCCCGCAACCGTCCGGGCGAGCCGGTCATGAGCTATGAGGTGTTTTTCCGCGAGCGCCAGGAAGCGCGATTTGGCCGGGGTAAGTGCAATACGCGGTGCTGTTGA